One part of the Bradyrhizobium sp. CB1650 genome encodes these proteins:
- the dnaE gene encoding DNA polymerase III subunit alpha encodes MPSAGFVHLHVHSAYSLLKGSIKIAKLAELAKKDHQPALALTDTDNMFGALEFSDKMAGSGIQPIVGCELAIDFGDQDPNARNALLPSRVVLLAAQERGYRSLMRLNSRAFLETPDTHASHIKFDWLEGETEGLIALTGGPDGPVSLALAAGHAELAATRCERLASLFGDRLYVELQRHGLDKERRIESGLIDIAYAKGLPLVATNEPYFAATDDYEAHDALLCIAGGRLIAETDREQLTPDHRFKTRAEMAVLFADIPEALASTLEIAERCSFRPMTRKPILPFFTVGAASSSDAAAVEAGELKRQAEEGLANRLRVHGLSPGTTEEDYSKRLAFELDVIMRMKYAGYFLIVSDFIKWAKAHGIPVGPGRGSGAGSLVAWALTITDLDPIKFGLLFERFLNPERVSMPDFDIDFCQDRRGEVIQYVQQRYGRDQVAQIITFGTLQARGVLRDVGRVLQMPYGQVDKLTKLVPQNPAAPVTLAAAIESEPKLQAFRDEDPVVARAFDIAQRLEGLTRHASTHAAGIVIGDRPLSELVPLYRDPKSDMPVTQFNMKWVEPAGLVKFDFLGLKTLTVLDVAVKLLKPRNIHVDLATLPIDDAESYQMLARGDVVGVFQVESQGMRRALIDMRPDRFEDIIALVALYRPGPMANIPTYCARKHGDEEPEYLHPVLEPILKETFGVIIYQEQVMQIAQVMSGYSLGDADLLRRAMGKKIRAEMDKQRDIFVAGAVKNGVPKGQAETIFELLAKFADYGFNKSHAAAYALVSYHTAYMKAHYPVEFIAASMTLDLNNTDKLSEFRSEAQRLGIKVEPPNVNRSGATFEVGDKTIYYALAALKGVGLQAVEQIIEERTRNGLFTSLADFAARVNPRAINKRIIESLAAAGAFDTLEPNRARVFAGADAILAACQRAHEAATIGQNDMFGGAADAPTIMLPQIEAWLPAERLRREYDAIGFFLSGHPLDDYATVLKRLRVQSWAEFSRAVKTGATAGKVAATVVSRMERRTKTGNKMGIMGLSDPTGHFEAVLFSEGLAQYRDVLEPGAAVLLQLGAELQGEDVRARVLHAEPLDDAAAKTQKGLRIFLRDTKPLDSIAKRLAGPEMAASNGAAPKLGSPGLAPRSNGDGEVSLVMLLDLETEVEMKLPGRFKVSPQIAGAIKAVAGVVDVQQL; translated from the coding sequence ATGCCGAGCGCCGGATTTGTCCACCTTCACGTTCACTCGGCCTATTCGCTGCTCAAGGGCTCGATCAAGATCGCCAAGCTCGCCGAGCTCGCCAAGAAGGACCACCAGCCGGCCTTGGCGCTGACCGACACCGACAACATGTTCGGTGCGCTGGAGTTCTCCGACAAGATGGCGGGCTCCGGCATCCAGCCGATCGTCGGCTGCGAGCTCGCGATCGATTTCGGCGACCAGGATCCGAATGCGCGCAACGCGCTTCTGCCGTCGCGCGTGGTGCTGCTGGCGGCGCAGGAGCGCGGCTATCGCAGCCTGATGCGGTTGAATTCGCGCGCATTCCTGGAGACGCCCGATACCCACGCCTCGCACATCAAGTTCGACTGGCTCGAGGGCGAGACCGAAGGGCTGATCGCGCTCACGGGTGGCCCGGACGGGCCGGTCTCGCTGGCGCTCGCCGCCGGCCATGCCGAGCTTGCGGCCACACGCTGCGAGCGTCTTGCCAGCCTGTTCGGCGATCGCCTCTACGTCGAATTGCAGCGCCACGGTCTCGACAAGGAGCGGCGCATCGAGAGCGGGCTGATCGACATCGCCTATGCCAAGGGCCTGCCGCTGGTCGCGACCAACGAGCCGTATTTCGCCGCGACCGACGACTACGAGGCGCATGACGCGCTGCTCTGCATCGCCGGCGGACGGCTGATCGCCGAGACCGATCGCGAGCAGCTCACGCCGGATCACCGCTTCAAGACGCGCGCCGAGATGGCGGTGCTGTTCGCCGACATTCCCGAGGCGCTGGCCTCGACGCTGGAGATCGCCGAGCGCTGCTCGTTCCGCCCGATGACGCGCAAGCCGATCCTGCCGTTCTTCACCGTCGGCGCCGCATCGAGCTCGGATGCCGCCGCGGTCGAGGCGGGCGAACTGAAGCGGCAGGCGGAGGAGGGGCTCGCCAACCGCCTGCGCGTCCACGGCCTGTCGCCGGGCACGACGGAAGAGGATTACAGCAAGCGCCTGGCGTTCGAGCTCGACGTCATCATGCGCATGAAGTACGCGGGCTACTTCCTGATCGTGTCCGACTTCATCAAATGGGCGAAGGCGCACGGCATTCCGGTCGGGCCGGGCCGCGGCTCTGGCGCCGGCTCGCTGGTCGCCTGGGCACTGACCATCACCGATCTCGACCCGATCAAGTTCGGGCTGCTGTTCGAGCGCTTCCTCAATCCGGAACGCGTCTCGATGCCGGACTTCGACATCGACTTCTGCCAGGACCGCCGCGGCGAGGTGATCCAATACGTGCAGCAGCGCTACGGCCGCGACCAGGTCGCGCAGATCATCACCTTCGGTACGTTGCAGGCCCGCGGCGTGCTGCGCGACGTCGGCCGCGTGCTGCAGATGCCCTACGGCCAGGTCGACAAGCTCACGAAGCTCGTGCCGCAGAATCCGGCCGCGCCGGTGACGCTGGCCGCCGCAATCGAAAGCGAGCCGAAGCTGCAGGCGTTCCGTGACGAGGATCCGGTGGTGGCGCGCGCCTTCGACATCGCGCAGCGCCTCGAAGGCCTGACCCGCCACGCCTCGACCCATGCGGCCGGCATCGTGATCGGCGACCGTCCCTTGAGCGAGCTCGTGCCGCTCTATCGTGACCCCAAGTCCGACATGCCGGTAACTCAGTTCAACATGAAATGGGTCGAGCCGGCCGGCCTCGTGAAGTTCGACTTCCTCGGCCTGAAGACGTTGACCGTGCTCGACGTCGCGGTGAAGCTGCTCAAGCCGCGCAACATCCATGTCGATCTCGCCACGCTGCCGATCGACGACGCCGAGAGCTACCAGATGCTGGCGCGCGGCGACGTGGTCGGCGTGTTCCAGGTTGAAAGTCAGGGCATGCGGCGCGCGCTGATCGACATGCGCCCCGACCGTTTCGAGGACATCATCGCGCTGGTCGCGCTCTACCGCCCGGGCCCGATGGCGAACATCCCGACCTATTGCGCGCGCAAGCACGGCGACGAGGAGCCGGAATATCTCCACCCCGTACTGGAGCCGATTCTGAAGGAGACGTTCGGCGTCATCATCTACCAGGAACAGGTGATGCAGATCGCGCAGGTGATGTCGGGCTACTCGCTCGGCGATGCCGACCTCCTGCGCCGCGCGATGGGCAAGAAGATCCGCGCCGAGATGGACAAGCAGCGCGACATCTTCGTCGCCGGCGCGGTGAAGAATGGCGTGCCGAAGGGGCAGGCCGAGACCATCTTCGAGCTGCTGGCGAAATTCGCCGACTATGGCTTCAACAAGAGCCACGCGGCGGCCTACGCGCTGGTGTCCTACCACACCGCCTACATGAAGGCGCATTATCCGGTGGAGTTCATCGCGGCGTCGATGACGCTCGATCTCAACAACACCGACAAGCTCTCGGAATTCCGCTCCGAGGCGCAGCGCCTCGGCATCAAGGTCGAGCCGCCCAACGTCAACCGGTCAGGGGCGACCTTCGAGGTCGGCGACAAGACGATCTACTACGCGCTCGCAGCCCTCAAGGGCGTCGGTCTTCAGGCCGTCGAGCAGATCATCGAGGAGCGCACCAGGAACGGGCTGTTCACCTCGCTCGCCGACTTTGCCGCGCGCGTAAATCCCCGTGCGATCAACAAGCGCATCATCGAGAGCCTGGCTGCCGCCGGCGCCTTCGACACGCTGGAGCCGAACCGTGCCCGCGTCTTTGCCGGCGCGGACGCGATCCTCGCCGCCTGCCAGCGCGCGCATGAGGCGGCCACCATCGGCCAGAACGACATGTTCGGCGGCGCGGCGGACGCGCCCACCATCATGCTGCCGCAGATCGAGGCCTGGCTGCCGGCCGAGCGGCTGCGCCGCGAATACGACGCGATCGGCTTCTTCCTGTCGGGCCATCCGCTCGATGACTACGCGACCGTGCTGAAGCGCCTGCGCGTGCAGTCCTGGGCGGAGTTTTCGCGCGCGGTGAAGACCGGCGCGACCGCCGGCAAGGTCGCGGCCACCGTGGTGTCGCGCATGGAGCGGCGCACCAAGACCGGCAACAAGATGGGCATCATGGGCCTGTCCGATCCGACCGGCCATTTCGAGGCCGTGCTGTTCTCCGAAGGACTCGCGCAATATCGCGACGTGCTGGAACCGGGCGCCGCCGTGCTGCTCCAGCTCGGCGCGGAGCTCCAGGGCGAGGATGTGCGCGCGCGAGTGCTGCACGCCGAGCCGCTGGATGATGCGGCCGCCAAGACGCAGAAGGGGCTGCGCATCTTCCTGCGCGATACCAAGCCGCTGGACTCGATCGCCAAGCGTCTCGCCGGACCCGAGATGGCCGCTTCGAACGGCGCCGCGCCAAAACTGGGCAGCCCGGGCCTCGCACCCCGCTCCAATGGCGACGGCGAGGTCTCGCTGGTCATGCTGCTCGATCTCGAGACCGAGGTGGAGATGAAGCTGCCCGGCCGCTTCAAGGTCTCGCCGCAGATCGCGGGCGCGATCAAGGCGGTCGCGGGCGTCGTCGACGTGCAGCAGCTCTAG
- a CDS encoding DUF3551 domain-containing protein gives MCSACLVLVATGMLLVSAPSRGQTYDPNYPVCMQIYDPARQLDCRYTSLQQCRYLAVGRSATCVENPYLAQRKSTDRR, from the coding sequence ATGTGCAGCGCTTGCCTCGTGCTCGTCGCGACCGGCATGCTGCTCGTGAGCGCGCCTTCGCGCGGCCAGACCTATGATCCGAACTATCCGGTCTGCATGCAGATCTACGACCCCGCTCGCCAACTCGACTGCCGCTACACCTCGCTGCAGCAGTGCAGATATCTCGCCGTCGGCCGCTCCGCGACATGCGTCGAGAATCCGTATCTTGCGCAGAGGAAATCGACCGACCGCCGGTGA
- a CDS encoding molybdopterin-binding protein, with protein sequence MKLSARNQLPGKVVSINKGATTAHVKIELASGLAMTSSITNEAVDDLGLKVGDSVHAVVKASDVMIGK encoded by the coding sequence ATGAAGTTGAGTGCCCGCAATCAGCTCCCCGGCAAGGTCGTTTCGATCAACAAGGGGGCGACGACCGCGCACGTCAAGATCGAGCTTGCCTCGGGCCTCGCCATGACATCGTCGATCACCAATGAGGCGGTGGACGATCTCGGTCTCAAGGTCGGCGACAGCGTCCACGCCGTGGTCAAGGCGTCCGACGTCATGATCGGAAAATAA
- a CDS encoding outer membrane beta-barrel protein, producing the protein MKKNLLLAAVSLVALSAAAPAVAADLAARPYTKAPPAMVAAIYDWSGFYIGINGGGGSAHSSWDQRAPFVAGEGSHNATGGTVGGQIGYRWQSGQWVFGVEGQGNWADFSGDNLSAVTGFTNRSKIDSFGLITGQVGYAWNNVLLYVKGGAAVVGTKNELRFAGVTFASNSDTRWGGTVGAGLEFGFAPNWSVGVEYNHIFLSDKDITFAGVQTDRIKQDVDMGLVRLNYKFGGPIIAKY; encoded by the coding sequence ATGAAGAAGAATTTGTTGCTTGCCGCTGTGAGCCTCGTCGCGCTCAGCGCGGCTGCACCGGCGGTGGCTGCTGATCTCGCGGCGCGTCCGTACACCAAGGCGCCGCCGGCCATGGTCGCTGCGATCTACGACTGGAGCGGCTTCTACATCGGCATCAACGGTGGCGGCGGTTCGGCTCACAGCTCTTGGGACCAGCGCGCTCCGTTCGTTGCGGGCGAAGGTTCGCACAATGCGACCGGCGGCACCGTCGGTGGCCAGATCGGCTATCGCTGGCAGTCGGGCCAGTGGGTGTTCGGCGTGGAAGGCCAGGGCAACTGGGCCGACTTCTCCGGCGACAACCTCAGCGCAGTCACCGGCTTCACCAATCGCTCCAAGATCGACTCGTTCGGTCTGATCACCGGTCAGGTCGGTTACGCCTGGAACAACGTCCTGCTCTACGTCAAGGGCGGTGCGGCTGTTGTTGGCACCAAGAACGAGCTGCGTTTCGCCGGGGTGACCTTCGCCTCGAACAGCGACACCCGTTGGGGCGGCACGGTTGGTGCGGGCCTCGAGTTCGGCTTCGCTCCGAACTGGTCGGTTGGCGTCGAGTACAACCACATCTTCCTGTCGGACAAGGACATCACCTTCGCCGGTGTCCAGACCGACCGGATCAAGCAGGACGTCGACATGGGCCTCGTCCGCCTGAACTACAAGTTCGGCGGCCCGATCATCGCCAAGTACTAA
- a CDS encoding SUMF1/EgtB/PvdO family nonheme iron enzyme, with amino-acid sequence MKLSGIGRILVLCATVTATSFSQPFFLSAAQGQNVSAPDAGKRVALVVGNGSYPLSPVRTAVADAKAIAELLKAGGFDVIYAQDAGHADLDSAIKQFSQKLERGSTAVVYFAGHAIQYEDRNLLVPVDGAIASDADIRSNTVDVDLILDPLIVSRPRGSVVILDAARKNPWQQKTSVRTTGLASVGPIQGITQAYPASPGQVVEDQKGPVGLFAGEFAKAAKVPDRTLKEAFRQTRAAVAKETRNKQVPWETSLDTVDFVVMQRAEPTDMASRAVSRLGPSDAVEQGFWDTIKGGDSAADFQAYLDAYPNGPYASQARSHLQRLGALSSPAKPQTAPNTPPPTIRDCPQCPELVLIPSGSFNMGSTEVFPFEGPVHQVSIRKPFYMGRYEVTYEEWDACVMDRGCTYRPDDAGAGRGRRPVSDVDWNDAKTYVVWLSQKTGKMYRLPTESEWEYSARAATSSAYPWGRSVDKDRANCSGCTSEPRNNTVEVGSFKPNAFGLFDMAGNAAEWVEDCWNEGYRGAPTDGSASVKPGCRERVLRGGSFNNDPKYLRSAARFKYDFNVRYLANGFRVVREKDGD; translated from the coding sequence ATGAAATTGTCAGGCATAGGCCGCATCCTGGTTTTGTGCGCCACAGTAACTGCAACATCCTTCTCTCAGCCCTTTTTCCTGTCGGCCGCGCAGGGCCAGAACGTGAGCGCTCCCGACGCCGGCAAGAGAGTCGCTCTCGTCGTCGGAAATGGATCTTATCCGCTGTCGCCTGTCCGAACGGCAGTTGCAGATGCGAAGGCGATCGCCGAGCTTTTGAAGGCTGGTGGGTTTGACGTGATTTACGCGCAGGATGCGGGGCATGCCGATCTGGATTCTGCCATCAAGCAGTTCAGTCAGAAGCTTGAACGCGGCAGCACCGCGGTCGTCTATTTCGCCGGTCATGCCATCCAGTATGAAGATCGCAATTTGCTTGTACCGGTTGACGGCGCCATTGCATCGGATGCCGACATTCGTTCCAACACGGTGGACGTCGATCTCATTCTCGATCCGTTGATCGTTTCCCGCCCCAGAGGTTCGGTCGTCATTCTTGATGCCGCGAGGAAAAATCCGTGGCAGCAAAAGACGTCGGTCAGGACAACCGGGCTCGCCAGTGTAGGTCCGATCCAGGGCATTACCCAGGCTTACCCTGCATCACCCGGGCAGGTCGTGGAGGACCAAAAGGGACCTGTCGGGCTGTTTGCCGGCGAGTTCGCAAAGGCCGCCAAGGTCCCTGATCGAACCTTGAAGGAAGCATTTCGTCAAACTCGAGCAGCGGTCGCAAAGGAAACCCGCAATAAGCAGGTCCCATGGGAAACGTCGCTCGACACCGTGGATTTCGTCGTTATGCAGCGCGCCGAACCGACTGACATGGCGTCGCGCGCGGTCTCGCGCTTGGGCCCGTCGGATGCGGTCGAGCAGGGTTTTTGGGATACGATCAAGGGTGGTGATAGCGCAGCCGATTTTCAGGCTTATCTGGATGCCTATCCGAACGGTCCGTATGCATCGCAGGCGCGGTCGCACCTTCAACGCCTGGGCGCGTTGAGCAGCCCGGCAAAGCCGCAGACTGCGCCCAACACACCGCCGCCGACGATACGCGACTGTCCACAATGCCCAGAGCTTGTCTTGATACCTTCGGGCAGCTTCAACATGGGTTCAACCGAGGTCTTTCCTTTTGAAGGTCCCGTGCATCAGGTGTCTATCCGCAAGCCCTTTTACATGGGGCGATACGAAGTCACCTACGAAGAGTGGGACGCATGTGTCATGGATAGGGGCTGCACCTACAGGCCGGACGACGCCGGAGCGGGACGCGGCCGTCGTCCCGTCTCGGATGTGGACTGGAACGACGCAAAGACCTACGTTGTGTGGCTATCGCAGAAGACAGGCAAGATGTATCGGCTGCCAACCGAAAGCGAATGGGAGTATTCCGCCCGAGCCGCGACCAGCTCAGCCTATCCCTGGGGGCGGTCGGTGGACAAGGACCGGGCGAATTGCTCGGGCTGCACCAGCGAACCACGCAACAACACCGTCGAGGTCGGATCGTTCAAGCCGAATGCATTCGGTCTTTTTGACATGGCCGGCAATGCCGCAGAGTGGGTCGAGGATTGTTGGAACGAGGGCTATCGTGGGGCGCCCACGGATGGGTCCGCGTCTGTCAAACCCGGTTGTCGCGAGCGGGTGCTTCGCGGCGGCTCATTCAACAATGACCCGAAATATCTGCGTTCAGCGGCGCGCTTCAAATACGACTTCAACGTGCGGTACCTCGCAAATGGATTTCGCGTCGTTCGCGAGAAGGACGGCGATTAA
- a CDS encoding type II toxin-antitoxin system VapC family toxin → MTILLDKNVIKDVARGNVAVAQALQRVLGSGEPVYIAHAAYNELVLDSPIETRIGYEKLLQDLKITTPPATASSIKDRGDFYADNITHEPKVGEPGSVREYGGKGKTRPGDAFIAAEAKSMNARLWTLDERLAKQAANLGVPLARESQIKGKGGTESIAQARKLMGLKPLSMMQSSPVKTSPNKGGPSSPPSGGAQTKEKTTSEVGTPIAPVQEFGPNARGDAKFQGATLAFQGANFVLQKINNGIQARRFEAEWTSHWLPEVTRRLSADPQLGALVLISYAKNQGDDESAIDTVTIFQSIQVGYGLNVDDALRDAQSRPRIAAGRSDVGDRIWLKPRAPADIKRLKLPFGTTIAGLATFRPGKEKVVRVKFSGRAGFDDKMFSKEVLDVPAGMTPRFYYLWPPDKINYFQFGSWQTNEVDWEMSNEADASHGDTDAFFLGVPVVKLDSSINPYNATAAMVWPADNSTANLFQTVAATQDNLGLLSGQGIGPMRWVRPEFIRIIKAPID, encoded by the coding sequence ATGACCATTCTTCTGGACAAGAACGTCATCAAGGATGTTGCGCGCGGCAACGTAGCCGTGGCTCAGGCATTGCAGCGCGTTCTTGGGTCGGGAGAGCCGGTCTATATCGCGCACGCGGCATACAACGAATTGGTGCTGGATTCTCCGATCGAGACGCGCATAGGCTACGAGAAGTTGCTTCAGGATCTGAAGATCACGACCCCGCCGGCGACTGCCTCCAGCATCAAGGATCGGGGCGATTTCTACGCCGACAACATTACTCACGAGCCCAAGGTAGGAGAGCCAGGTTCCGTCAGGGAATACGGGGGCAAAGGCAAGACAAGGCCCGGCGACGCGTTCATCGCGGCAGAAGCGAAGAGCATGAACGCACGCTTGTGGACACTCGATGAGCGGCTCGCCAAACAAGCCGCGAACCTGGGGGTCCCGCTGGCTCGGGAGTCCCAGATCAAGGGAAAGGGCGGCACCGAAAGTATCGCGCAGGCCAGGAAGCTCATGGGATTGAAACCGTTGAGCATGATGCAGAGTAGCCCGGTCAAGACCAGCCCCAACAAGGGCGGCCCTTCCAGCCCGCCGTCCGGCGGCGCACAAACGAAGGAGAAAACGACAAGCGAGGTCGGCACACCAATCGCGCCCGTGCAGGAGTTCGGTCCCAATGCACGCGGGGACGCCAAATTCCAGGGGGCCACTCTGGCGTTTCAGGGCGCCAATTTCGTCTTGCAAAAGATCAACAACGGCATCCAGGCCCGTCGCTTCGAAGCCGAGTGGACGTCACACTGGCTCCCCGAAGTGACGCGGCGGCTCAGTGCGGACCCGCAACTCGGCGCCCTGGTGTTGATTTCCTATGCGAAGAACCAAGGCGATGACGAGAGTGCGATTGATACGGTGACGATCTTCCAGAGCATCCAGGTCGGCTATGGCCTCAACGTCGACGATGCCTTGCGCGACGCGCAATCGCGGCCACGTATCGCTGCGGGCAGATCCGACGTCGGCGACAGAATATGGTTGAAACCCAGGGCGCCGGCGGACATCAAGAGACTGAAGCTTCCGTTCGGCACGACCATCGCTGGATTGGCCACGTTCCGTCCCGGAAAAGAAAAGGTGGTGCGCGTCAAGTTTAGCGGACGGGCGGGATTCGACGACAAGATGTTCAGCAAGGAAGTGCTGGACGTTCCGGCCGGTATGACGCCACGCTTTTACTATCTCTGGCCGCCGGACAAGATAAACTATTTCCAGTTTGGATCGTGGCAGACAAACGAGGTGGATTGGGAGATGTCAAATGAGGCTGATGCGTCCCACGGGGATACTGATGCCTTTTTCCTCGGCGTGCCCGTGGTAAAACTCGATTCATCGATCAACCCGTACAACGCCACGGCGGCGATGGTTTGGCCCGCCGACAACAGCACGGCCAATTTGTTCCAGACCGTCGCCGCGACCCAGGACAATCTGGGCCTGCTGTCCGGTCAAGGGATAGGACCGATGCGATGGGTCAGGCCAGAGTTCATCCGCATCATCAAGGCCCCGATCGATTGA